A genome region from Glycine max cultivar Williams 82 chromosome 5, Glycine_max_v4.0, whole genome shotgun sequence includes the following:
- the LOC100795153 gene encoding magnesium-transporting ATPase, P-type 1 isoform X3, which yields MGRTKVSTLFANKHNNNNYMLPYSNTIRQTLVNRPNTHKDRFPFSLFELLRRLIHSRKVDGDSKTEEEEKVYSWLYTLAQSDKNLVFEYVRSTERGLSFTEADRRLRENGPNVPLEYSFPRWWHLLWNSLFHPFIIILIVLSVLSFITCDSPNGFIMLILVFISVTLRFYQEYSSSKAAMKLSEFVKCPIKVQRCAGRVVQKELVVQVDQRDVVPGDIVIFEPGDLFPGDIRLLSSKQLVVSQASLTGESWTTDKTAEIREDHSTPLLDLKNICFMGTNVVSGTGTGLVISTGSNTYMSTMFSKVGKKKPPDEFEKGLRRIFYLLISVILAVVTIMFVINYTTSLNLSQSVLFAISVASALNPQMLPLIINTCLAKGALAMAKDRCIVKSLTSIRHMGSMDILCIDKTGSLTMNHAIMVNHLDCRGLPQEKILRYAFLNSYFKSDQKYPLDDAILAFVYSNGFRFQPSKWRKIDEIPFDFIRRRVSVILETEGGHSQFFGRFLLTKGALLEVLRVCSFIENFDKDEISPFSSNDYQRILNLSEDLSNEGLRVIAVAIRKLEMPQICETSNGSKREEEDIERDMVFIGLITFFDPPKDSAKQALWRLSEKGVKAKVLTGDSLSLTTRVCREVGISTTHVITGPELEQLDQNTFHETVQRATVLARLTPIQKQRVVQSLQTIGNHVVGFLGDGVNDSLALDAANVSISVDSGVAIAKDMADIILLEKDLNVLVAGVEHGRLSFGNTMKYLKMSVIANLGSVISLLIATLLFKYEPLTSRQLLTQNFIYSVGQIALAWDKMDEEYVKTPHKSSERGLSMFMLWNAPVCTLCDVATLLFLWFYYKAYTDVTQKFFHSAWFIEGLLLQTLIIHLIRTEKIPFIQDVASWPVIFSTVVTSAIGIALPFTPIGKVMGFSLIPLSYFGFLVLLFLGYFTVGQVVKRLYILVYKKWL from the exons ATGGGAAGAACCAAAGTCTCCACCCTCTTTGCCAATaagcacaacaacaacaattacatgCTTCCTTATTCCAACACCATAAGACAAACTCTTGTAAACAGGCCAAATACCCACAAAGACCGGTTCCCCTTTTCACTCTTTGAATTATTGCGGCGCCTTATTCATTCAA GAAAAGTAGATGGAGACTCAAAAACCGAGGAAGAGGAGAAAGTCTACTCTTGGTTATACACCTTGGCCCAGTCAGACAAAAACTTGGTTTTCGAGTACGTTAGGTCCACTGAGAGAG GCTTAAGTTTCACAGAAGCCGATAGGAGACTGAGGGAAAATGGGCCAAATGTTCCACTTGAGTATTCCTTTCCAAGATGGTGGCATCTTCTATGGAACTCTCTTTTCCATCCTTTCATTATCATTCTGATTGTTTTGTCAGTTCTGTCATTCATTACCTGCGACAGTCCAAATGGATTTATCATGCTCATATTGGTTTTCATCAGTGTCACCCTTCGTTTCTATCAG GAATACAGCAGCTCAAAAGCAGCAATGAAGCTTTCAGAATTTGTAAAATGTCCAATAAAAGTTCAAAGATGCGCTGGTAGAGTTGTTCAGAAAGAACTTGTAGTTCAAGTTGATCAGAGGGATGTAGTTCCAGGTGACATTGTGATTTTTGAACCTGGTGACCTCTTTCCTGGAGATATCAGGTTGTTATCTTCTAAACAACTTGTTGTAAG CCAGGCATCACTAACTGGGGAATCTTGGACAACTGACAAAACTGCTGAAATCAGAGAAGATCACAGCACTCCTTTATTGGATTTAAAGAACATCTGCTTTATG GGCACAAACGTGGTATCTGGTACTGGAACAGGCTTAGTGATTTCCACAGGATCCAATACTTACATGAGCACCATGTTTTCAAAAGTTgggaagaagaaaccaccagATGAATTTGAAAAGGGTCTCAGACGGATATTTTACTTGCTTATTTCTGTCATTCTAGCAGTTGTTACCATCATGTTTGTGATAAATTACACTACATCTCTTAATTTGAGCCAGAGTGTTCTTTTTGCCATCTCAGTTGCATCTGCCCTCAATCCTCAGATGCTTCCCCTCATCATTAACACATGTCTTGCAAAAGGAGCACTTGCTATGGCTAAAGACAGATGTATAGTAAAAAGTTTAACATCTATACGCCACATGGGATCAAT GGATATTCTTTGTATTGATAAGACAGGCTCCCTTACAATGAATCATGCAATCATGGTTAATCATCTTGACTGCAGGGGTTTACCCCAAGAAAAAATTTTACGCTATGCCTTCCTCAACTCTTACTTTAAGAGTGACCAGAAGTATCCTCTGGATGATGCTATCCTAGCATTTGTATATTCAAATGGATTCAGGTTTCAGCCATCTAAGTGGAGGAAGATAGATGAGATTCCTTTTGACTTCATAAGAAGAAGAGTATCTGTCATCTTAGAAACAGAAGGCGGACACTCACAATTCTTTGGCAGGTTCCTGTTAACAAAAGGAGCACTGTTAGAAGTATTGAGAGTTTGTTCTTTCATTGAGAATTTCGATAAAGATGAAATTTCTCCCTTCTCTTCAAATGATTATCAGCGGATTTTAAATCTCTCAGAAGATTTGAGCAATGAGGGGTTAAGGGTAATAGCAGTAGCTATAAGGAAGCTGGAAATG CCCCAAATATGCGAAACAAGTAATGGAAGCAAGAGAGAAGAGGAGGATATTGAAAGAGACATGGTGTTCATCGGCCTCATAACGTTTTTCGACCCACCAAAGGACTCAGCAAAGCAAGCACTGTGGCGTTTGTCCGAGAAGGGAGTGAAGGCTAAGGTTTTAACTGGTGACTCCCTCTCCTTGACAACAAGGGTATGCAGGGAAGTTGGCATAAGTACCACTCATGTAATAACAGGTCCTGAACTAGAACAACTTGACCAAAACACTTTCCATGAGACAGTTCAAAGAGCCACAGTACTCGCTCGTCTCACCCCAATTCAGAAACAACGAGTGGTGCAATCCTTGCAAACAATTGGAAACCATGTCGTTGGGTTCTTAGGAGATGGAGTGAATGATTCACTAGCTTTAGATGCTGCCAATGTAAGCATTTCTGTGGACTCAGGTGTAGCCATTGCCAAAGACATGGCTGATATTATCTTACTTGAGAAAGACCTCAACGTGCTTGTTGCAGGAGTGGAGCATGGTAGACTTAGTTTTGGCAACACAATGAAGTATCTTAAGATGTCAGTGATAGCTAACTTGGGAAGTGTCATTTCACTCCTCATAGCAACACTGTTATTCAAGTATGAGCCCTTAACTTCTAGACAGCTTCTTACTCAGAATTTCATCTACAGTGTGGGACAGATTGCCCTTGCTTGGGACAAGATGGATGAAGAGTATGTTAAGACACCTCACAAGTCCTCAGAGAGAGGCTTGTCCATGTTCATGTTGTGGAATGCACCAGTGTGCACCCTTTGTGATGTGGCAACACTTTTGTTTCTTTGGTTTTATTACAAGGCTTACACTGATGTGACTCAGAAGTTTTTCCATTCAGCTTGGTTCATTGAAGGTCTCCTATTGCAGACCCTCATCATCCACTTGATAAGGACAGAGAAAATCCCTTTCATACAGGATGTTGCATCTTGGCCTGTGATTTTCTCCACTGTTGTGACATCTGCAATTGGAATTGCACTTCCATTCACACCCATTGGGAAGGTCATGGGATTCTCACTTATACCTCTTTCATATTTCGGATTTTTGGTGCTTCTTTTTCTGGGGTATTTTACAGTTGGCCAGGTCGTTAAGAGACTTTACATATTGGTTTATAAGAAATGGCTTTGA